A section of the Amblyomma americanum isolate KBUSLIRL-KWMA chromosome 2, ASM5285725v1, whole genome shotgun sequence genome encodes:
- the LOC144118895 gene encoding uncharacterized protein LOC144118895 encodes MRVNVFFLCVGALCLGTVAQAAGVPADPSSTGAVPPKCARSSNVGVFLWKLLFQPCVYQCSGFPISFEKEDDGTPCEVPGRIEGVCVDGKCVSATEAPATEAPATEAATTTIAASTTEEASEEPLKESESAGPDAETEAPAKPSTETSQTGNEEADNDAAGEETEQAGEDIAGVSEESEATDAEESKADEEEKAEEEQSDAATGSGDALIADEDIAAVSEDREASAVEDTKPADEEETKPDGVEEKEGGGSEGPAELAQENAGED; translated from the exons ATGAGAgtgaacgttttttttctttgtgttgggGCTCTTTGCCTAGGCACGGTAGCACAAGCAGCCG GCGTTCCGGCTGACCCGTCGTCTACTGGTGCGGTTCCCCCAAAGTGTGCGCGTTCCTCCAATGTTGGAGTT ttCTTGTGGAAGCTACTTTTCCAGCCATGCGTTTACCAGTGCTCAGGGTTCCCCATTTCGTTTGAAAAGGAAGACGACGGAACACCATGCGAG GTACCCGGAAGAATAGAAGGTGTTTGCGTCGATGGAAAGTGTGTTTCCGCCACTGAAGCACCTGCAACCGAAGCGCCAGCAACCGAAGCGGCCACCACCACCATTGCTGCTTCGACAACCGAAGAAGCCTCCGAGGAACCACTAAAGGAGTCTGAGAGCGCTGGTCCAGATGCAGAAACTGAAGCGCCCGCAAAGCCTTCTACGGAGACGTCTCAAACTGGTAATGAAGAGGCGGATAACGACGCCGCAGGTGAAGAGACAGAGCAAGCTGGCGAAGACATTGCAGGTGTAAGTGAAGAAAGCGAAGCAACTGACGCGGAAGAGTCCAAAGCCGACGAAGAGGAGAAGGCCGAAGAGGAGCAGAGTGATGCGGCGACTGGCTCCGGAGATGCTCTCATCGCTGACGAAGACATTGCAGCAGTCAGTGAAGACCGCGAAGCGTCTGCAGTGGAAGACACTAAACCCGCCGATGAGGAGGAAACCAAACCAGACGGCGTTGAAGAGAAGGAAGGGGGCGGCTCCGAAGGTCCAGCAGAGCTCGCGCAAGAAAATGCTGGCGAGGACTGA
- the LOC144119948 gene encoding uncharacterized protein LOC144119948 — MPGCCCAPGCRSNYDGGPSVRVYKFPADETQRAAWTKAISREDFVPTKHTVVCEKYFQTSDFVRFATYTDENTGNVIEVPLQRVRLKPAAVPSVFPGCPKYLSQPPSSREAPAEKKARLEAASLRKAIELSVAAQEEEDRRNKICSFGELCSALPKLKTSDFWTVVTTQAKVLFLELSLDKAPAVRSSVVVLDDLSVQVFLGGSRLHNLGDECVPSQMKDLRELDKVLQSVEKLQSCASGSEKEHQLLATVLMLLDEVNKDYELQEHHGWNLQVLKFVRSQVELVLKNVPRYPPDALVFSGLLYTISPHAYRFIRSSLKIKLPHPDTIRRLCSSYHMNPALEQQDPCFLNYAKTVLQAMAEHERTVTLMMDEIHLQTYFECKAGFVTVLMF; from the exons atgcctggctgctgctgcgccccaggctgcagatcaaattatgatggtggtccgagtgtccgcgtctacaagtttcctgccgacgagacgcaaagggcagcatggacgAAGGCTATTTCTCGAgaagattttgtgccaaccaagcacactgtg gtgtgtgaaaaatactttcaaacgagtgacttcgtcaggtttgcaacgtacacggacgagaacactggaaacgttatcgaagttccgctgcagcgtgtccgcctgaagccagctgctgtcccgagtgtgtttcccggctgcccgaaatatctctctcagccaccatcttcgcgagaagctcctgcagaaaagaaggcccgactcgaggcagcgtcactgcgaaaagcgatagagctttctgttgctgctcaagaggaagaagatcgcaggaacaaaatttgcagttttggggagctgtgttctgcccttccgaagcttaagacttctgacttctggactgtggtcactacgcaggcaaaggttttgttcctggagctctccctcgacaaagctcccgcagtgcgttcatcagtggtggttttagacgacctgtctgttcaggtgtttctcggagggtcccgtctccacaatcttggagacgaatgtgtgccgtcacaaatgaaggatttaagggagcttgataaagtgctgcagtctgttgaaaagctgcagagttgtgctagtggcagcgaaaaggaacaccagcttctcgcaactgtgctaatgctcctggatgaggtgaacaaggattatgagctccaagaacatcatggatggaacttacaggtactgaaatttgtgcgaagccaagtcgagcttgttttgaaaaatgtgcctcgatatccaccagatgcactcgtgttttcaggtctgctgtataccatttctccacatgcatacaggttcatcagaagctcgcttaaaattaagctgccgcacccagacactattcgacgactgtgttcgtcatatcacatgaatccagcacttgaacagcaagatccttgtttcttgaactatgctaaaactgtattgcaagcaatggccgagcatgagcgcactgtgacattaatgatggatgagatccatcttcaaacctattttgagtgcaaagcaggcttcgttacag TTTTGATGTTCTAA